A portion of the Rhodopseudomonas sp. BAL398 genome contains these proteins:
- a CDS encoding GIY-YIG nuclease family protein, giving the protein MSRRFFVYILASRYRGTLYVGVTNDLVRRLGEHKAGLVEGFTKTYKIDILVHVEQFGSLIEARAREHSLKRWRRSWKFQLIEQLNPDWRDLSQDLSPA; this is encoded by the coding sequence ATGAGCAGACGGTTCTTTGTCTACATTCTGGCGAGCCGTTACCGTGGCACGCTTTATGTCGGCGTCACCAACGATCTGGTCCGCCGCCTCGGCGAACACAAAGCCGGCCTTGTTGAGGGTTTCACCAAGACCTACAAGATCGACATCCTGGTTCACGTCGAACAATTCGGCTCGCTCATCGAAGCCCGTGCCCGCGAGCATTCGCTCAAGCGATGGCGGCGCAGCTGGAAATTCCAGCTGATCGAGCAGCTCAATCCGGACTGGCGCGACCTGTCGCAGGATCTGTCGCCTGCGTGA
- a CDS encoding phage portal protein, with translation MFDRLKHFLTPPEIKSSRTARLLALESGGRARWTPRDYTGLAREGYVGNAIVHRCVRLIAENAAACHYLIFDGAQERDGHPLAQLLTRPNPRQDGGVFFEMLYAHLLLAGNAYVEAVALGDQLRELYALRPDRMKVVPGADGWAEAYEYSVGARSVRFDQHGAVPPILHLTFFHPLDDHYGLAPIEAAAVAVDTHNAAARWNKALLDNSARPSGALVYAGPEGAVLNDGQFDRLKRELEATYQGALNAGRPLLLEGGLDWKPMSLSPKEMDFLEAKHTAAREIALAFGVPPMLLGIPGDNTFANYQEANRSFIRQTVLPLATRVGNAVAQWLAPQFGDQLRAVIDADRIDALAADRAALWERVSAAPFLTLNEKREATGYAPIEGGDRLE, from the coding sequence ATGTTCGATCGCCTCAAACATTTCCTCACTCCGCCCGAGATCAAATCCAGCCGCACCGCGCGATTGCTGGCGTTGGAATCCGGGGGGCGGGCGCGGTGGACGCCGCGGGACTACACGGGTCTGGCGCGCGAGGGTTATGTCGGCAACGCCATCGTGCATCGCTGCGTCCGGCTGATCGCCGAGAACGCGGCGGCGTGCCACTATCTGATCTTCGACGGCGCGCAGGAGCGCGACGGCCATCCGCTGGCGCAGCTGCTGACGCGGCCCAATCCGCGCCAGGATGGCGGGGTGTTTTTCGAGATGCTCTATGCGCATCTGCTGCTCGCCGGCAACGCCTATGTGGAGGCGGTGGCGCTCGGCGATCAGCTGCGCGAACTCTACGCGCTGCGCCCGGACCGGATGAAAGTCGTGCCCGGCGCCGATGGCTGGGCCGAGGCCTATGAGTACAGCGTCGGCGCGCGCAGCGTGCGGTTCGATCAGCATGGCGCGGTGCCGCCGATCCTGCATCTGACGTTCTTTCATCCGCTCGACGATCATTACGGGCTGGCGCCGATCGAGGCCGCGGCGGTGGCGGTCGACACCCACAATGCCGCGGCGCGCTGGAACAAGGCGCTCTTGGACAATTCGGCGCGGCCCTCCGGCGCGCTGGTCTATGCCGGGCCGGAAGGCGCGGTGCTCAATGACGGGCAATTCGACCGCCTCAAGCGCGAGCTCGAAGCCACCTATCAGGGCGCGCTCAATGCCGGCCGGCCGCTGCTGCTGGAGGGCGGGCTCGACTGGAAGCCGATGTCGCTGTCGCCCAAGGAGATGGATTTTCTCGAGGCCAAGCACACCGCGGCGCGCGAGATCGCGCTGGCCTTCGGCGTGCCGCCGATGCTGCTCGGGATTCCCGGCGACAACACTTTCGCCAACTACCAGGAAGCCAATCGCAGCTTCATCCGCCAGACCGTGCTGCCGCTGGCGACGCGGGTCGGCAATGCGGTGGCGCAATGGCTGGCGCCGCAATTCGGCGATCAGCTCCGCGCGGTGATCGACGCCGACCGCATCGACGCGCTGGCCGCCGACCGCGCCGCGCTGTGGGAGCGCGTCAGCGCCGCGCCGTTCCTGACGCTGAACGAAAAGCGCGAAGCCACCGGCTACGCCCCGATCGAGGGCGGCGACCGGCTGGAGTAG
- a CDS encoding DNA-packaging protein: MSEAELAFLDAQWDIFAHDHQRPPELAPNGEPWLTWLLIGGRGAGKTRAGAEWIRCQALGLPPFATQPVERIALVGESEHDVREVMIEGVSGLLAVHMAQERPAWLPSRKRLEWPNGAVAQAFSADDPESLRGPQFGCAWSDEMAKWRYAEAAFDMLQFGLRLGPQPRQLITTTPRSTALLKRLIDDPTSVTTRASTRANALNLAPTFLQGVMARYQGTRLGRQELDGEIIEDRPDALWSRALLEQCRVEAAPALRRIVVAVDPPVSSGKRADCCGIVAAGICAAGIVYVLADDSVAAATPSLWANKAIALWRRLEADALVVEVNQGGEMVRAVIGEVDQAVPVTPVRAHRGKWLRAEPVAMLYEQGRVKHAGLFAALEDEMCDFASTGLSGGRSPDRLDALVWAVASLALAPRGDGPRIRSL; encoded by the coding sequence ATGAGTGAGGCCGAGCTGGCCTTCCTCGACGCCCAATGGGACATCTTCGCGCATGATCACCAGCGCCCGCCGGAGCTGGCGCCGAATGGCGAGCCCTGGCTGACCTGGCTGCTGATCGGCGGCCGCGGCGCCGGCAAGACCCGCGCCGGCGCCGAATGGATCCGCTGCCAGGCGCTGGGGCTGCCGCCCTTCGCCACACAGCCGGTGGAGCGCATCGCGCTGGTCGGCGAGAGCGAGCACGACGTTCGCGAGGTGATGATCGAGGGCGTCTCCGGACTGCTGGCAGTGCATATGGCGCAGGAGCGGCCGGCGTGGCTGCCGTCGCGCAAGCGGCTGGAATGGCCCAATGGCGCGGTGGCGCAGGCGTTCTCGGCCGACGATCCGGAAAGCCTGCGCGGGCCGCAATTCGGCTGCGCCTGGTCCGACGAGATGGCGAAATGGCGCTATGCCGAGGCGGCGTTCGACATGTTGCAATTCGGCCTGCGGCTGGGGCCGCAGCCGCGCCAATTGATCACCACGACGCCGCGTTCGACGGCGCTGCTCAAGCGGCTGATCGATGATCCGACCTCGGTGACGACGCGGGCCTCGACCCGGGCCAATGCGCTCAATCTGGCGCCGACCTTTCTGCAAGGCGTGATGGCGCGCTATCAGGGCACGCGGCTGGGACGCCAGGAACTCGACGGCGAAATCATCGAGGACCGCCCCGACGCGCTGTGGTCGCGCGCTTTGCTCGAGCAATGCCGGGTGGAGGCGGCGCCGGCGCTGCGACGGATCGTGGTGGCGGTCGATCCGCCGGTGTCGAGCGGCAAGCGCGCCGATTGCTGCGGCATCGTGGCGGCGGGGATTTGCGCCGCCGGCATCGTCTATGTGTTGGCCGATGACAGCGTGGCGGCGGCGACGCCGTCGCTCTGGGCCAATAAGGCGATCGCGCTATGGCGACGGCTGGAGGCCGACGCGCTGGTGGTCGAAGTGAACCAGGGCGGCGAGATGGTGCGCGCGGTGATCGGCGAGGTTGACCAGGCGGTGCCGGTGACGCCGGTGCGGGCGCATCGCGGCAAATGGCTGCGCGCCGAGCCGGTGGCGATGCTGTACGAGCAGGGCCGCGTCAAACATGCCGGCCTGTTCGCCGCGCTCGAAGACGAAATGTGCGACTTCGCCAGCACCGGCCTGTCCGGCGGCCGCTCGCCCGACCGCCTCGACGCCCTGGTCTGGGCAGTCGCATCCCTGGCACTCGCCCCGCGCGGCGACGGGCCGCGGATCAGGAGTTTGTGA
- a CDS encoding twin-arginine translocation pathway signal protein has product MEFEPRKRAGALTGADIVDALALTAVALLLMPVVGFVMLLVG; this is encoded by the coding sequence ATGGAATTCGAACCGCGCAAGCGGGCGGGCGCGCTTACAGGCGCCGACATCGTGGATGCCTTGGCGCTGACCGCGGTGGCATTGTTGCTCATGCCGGTGGTCGGATTTGTGATGCTGCTGGTCGGCTGA